The region CAATCCTGCGCAAACCCTAGCGGAGCATTGGCTTAGAATGGCAAAAATGGCTGGGCTAGAATAGCACGCTGGTTTGTGGCAGTGGCTGCTACAACCGTTGCCCGTCGCAACTTACCGGGAATGCTGGGATCGGTGTGCAATGTCACCTTGCCCTTGTCGAGCACATCATTGAACGCAGGCCAACCGCAACCGGAATCGTACTTCGTCTCGGAGCTGAACAGCTCCTGGCTGCACACCACGCAGATGTAGGTACCTTTTTCATAGAATTTGTTGTACTTTCCCGTAAATGGCCGCTCGGTGCCTGCCTCCTGCGTTACGTGGTACTGCAGTGGCGTTAACTTCGCGATCaactcttcctttttctccatcGTCAGTTCTTCAGGCGGTTGTTGCCCAGCGCCGCTACCGGTTGATTTCTCTGCAGGGAAAACGTTAGTCAAGAATTAATTTCTATCTATGTAGAACAACCATTTAACAAGGGGGTGT is a window of Anopheles aquasalis chromosome 2, idAnoAquaMG_Q_19, whole genome shotgun sequence DNA encoding:
- the LOC126570538 gene encoding methionine-R-sulfoxide reductase B1 isoform X4; its protein translation is MAEKSTGSGAGQQPPEELTMEKKEELIAKLTPLQYHVTQEAGTERPFTGKYNKFYEKGTYICVVCSQELFSSETKYDSGCGWPAFNDVLDKGKVTLHTDPSIPGGNILLLITQPGRVRTEVRCAKCSAHMGHVFEDGPPPTRKRYCINSASIEFMPAGSERKDGSS